The Desulfohalovibrio reitneri genome contains a region encoding:
- a CDS encoding 6-pyruvoyl trahydropterin synthase family protein: MPYRLKVEKSFSAAHQILEQGGKCERMHGHNFQVTVLVEGHEPDPATGMLLDFGVLKAELSAVLDELDHSHLNQLPAFEGRSVSSERIARHIHDRLAERLADHAGVRIAEVEVGEKPGQSAAYIPEAG; the protein is encoded by the coding sequence ATGCCGTACCGGCTGAAGGTCGAGAAATCCTTTTCCGCCGCCCACCAAATTCTGGAGCAGGGCGGCAAGTGCGAGCGCATGCACGGCCACAACTTCCAGGTGACCGTGCTGGTGGAGGGCCACGAACCGGACCCGGCCACCGGCATGCTGCTGGACTTCGGCGTGCTCAAGGCGGAGCTTTCGGCCGTGCTGGACGAGCTGGACCACTCCCACCTCAACCAGCTGCCCGCCTTCGAGGGCCGCTCCGTGTCCTCGGAGCGCATCGCCCGCCACATCCACGACCGCCTGGCCGAGCGGCTGGCGGACCACGCCGGGGTGCGCATCGCGGAGGTGGAGGTGGGCGAGAAGCCGGGCCAGTCCGCGGCCTACATCCCGGAGGCGGGCTGA
- a CDS encoding CgeB family protein, with protein MADPKPTTAPGGETDLLLDLNGRSQPLLGRGGARTETRPVEGFLARETPGLPVLLGAGLGHGLRKLLAGYDGPVAVVDKEAAIQAHSPARREAEASGRVLWLDGEDAREALAELTRWQMENGGAPLVPLPHPVYLRLDPDHYTGLKRGLEASSRFNFWEKARYAKFTGDTPRVLLISSRYFLMGEIMAACERMGVEHRFLDLSASEGEDGEVGRADFVEELLRSVLEFKPDFVFTINHLGVDREGVLTDLLARLELPLASWFVDNPHLILYIYDNLTSPWTTVFTWDADNLDSLAELGFPNVRYLPLGTDVHRFRPDAPPGPDSWRSRVSFVGNSMVHKVARRLEVAAPPPELREAYPKIAAGFGGSEDWSVRAFMERSHPDFMPAFESLGTTERKLAFETLVTWESTRAYRLACVRSTLPFTPLIVGDPYWKESLPGEGSGWRYHSELGYYDDLPRFYPLSEVNFNCTSKQMKGAVNQRVFDVPASGAFLLTDHRRQMEDLFEPGREVVFYTSPEEASELAARYLDDPAARARVAEAARQRVLAEHTYDHRLAELLEAMRSIYG; from the coding sequence ATGGCCGACCCCAAACCGACCACCGCCCCCGGAGGCGAAACCGACCTCCTCCTCGACCTGAACGGCCGCTCCCAGCCGCTTTTGGGGCGCGGGGGGGCGCGCACGGAGACCCGGCCCGTGGAGGGGTTTCTGGCCCGGGAGACGCCCGGCCTGCCGGTGCTCTTGGGCGCGGGGCTGGGGCACGGCTTGCGGAAGCTGCTGGCCGGGTACGACGGCCCGGTGGCCGTGGTGGACAAGGAGGCGGCCATCCAGGCGCACTCTCCCGCGCGACGGGAGGCCGAGGCCTCGGGCCGGGTGCTGTGGCTGGACGGGGAGGACGCCCGGGAAGCCCTGGCCGAGCTGACCCGCTGGCAGATGGAGAACGGCGGCGCGCCGCTCGTCCCCCTGCCCCACCCAGTCTACCTGCGGCTGGACCCGGACCACTACACCGGGCTCAAGCGCGGGCTGGAGGCCTCCAGCCGCTTCAATTTCTGGGAGAAGGCGCGCTACGCCAAGTTCACCGGCGACACCCCGCGCGTGCTGCTCATCTCCTCCCGCTATTTCCTCATGGGCGAGATAATGGCCGCCTGCGAGCGCATGGGCGTGGAGCACCGCTTTCTGGACCTCTCCGCCAGCGAGGGCGAGGACGGCGAGGTGGGCCGGGCGGATTTCGTGGAGGAGCTGCTGCGGTCGGTGCTGGAATTCAAGCCGGACTTCGTCTTCACCATCAACCACCTGGGCGTGGACCGCGAGGGGGTGCTGACCGACCTGCTTGCGCGGCTGGAGCTGCCGCTGGCCTCCTGGTTCGTGGATAACCCCCACCTCATCCTCTACATCTACGACAACCTCACCTCCCCCTGGACCACGGTCTTCACCTGGGACGCGGACAACCTGGACTCCCTGGCCGAACTGGGCTTCCCCAATGTGCGCTACCTGCCCCTGGGAACGGACGTCCACCGCTTCCGGCCGGACGCCCCACCCGGGCCGGATTCCTGGCGGTCGCGGGTTTCCTTCGTGGGCAACTCCATGGTGCACAAGGTGGCCCGGCGGCTGGAGGTGGCCGCTCCCCCGCCCGAACTACGCGAGGCCTACCCGAAAATCGCCGCTGGCTTCGGCGGGAGCGAGGACTGGAGTGTGCGGGCCTTCATGGAGCGCAGCCACCCGGACTTCATGCCCGCCTTCGAGTCCCTGGGGACCACCGAGCGCAAGCTGGCCTTCGAGACCCTGGTCACCTGGGAATCCACCCGCGCCTACCGGCTGGCCTGCGTGCGGTCCACCCTGCCATTCACCCCCCTCATCGTGGGAGACCCCTACTGGAAGGAAAGCCTGCCAGGCGAGGGGAGCGGCTGGCGCTACCACTCCGAGCTCGGCTACTACGACGACCTGCCTCGCTTCTATCCCCTCTCGGAAGTCAACTTCAACTGCACCTCCAAGCAGATGAAGGGCGCGGTCAACCAGCGCGTCTTCGACGTGCCCGCCTCCGGGGCCTTCCTTCTCACCGACCACCGCCGCCAGATGGAGGACCTGTTCGAGCCGGGGCGGGAGGTGGTATTCTACACCTCCCCGGAGGAAGCCTCGGAGCTGGCCGCCCGCTACCTGGACGACCCGGCCGCCCGCGCCCGGGTTGCCGAGGCGGCCCGGCAACGGGTGCTGGCCGAGCATACCTACGACCACCGCCTGGCCGAACTGCTGGAAGCAATGCGCTCCATCTATGGATAG
- a CDS encoding transposase produces the protein MKRRKWTPEQKTRVVLEGLRGRPVGEVCAEYAISQNQYYKWRDQFLAQAHKAFETEHGAQPTAKLERENMKLKSLIGELTIELKKSGPFG, from the coding sequence ATGAAGCGACGGAAGTGGACCCCGGAGCAGAAGACTCGGGTCGTCCTCGAAGGCCTTCGAGGACGACCCGTGGGCGAAGTGTGCGCCGAGTACGCCATCTCGCAGAACCAGTACTACAAGTGGCGCGATCAATTCCTTGCCCAGGCGCACAAAGCGTTCGAGACCGAGCACGGCGCACAGCCTACGGCCAAGCTTGAGCGCGAGAACATGAAGCTCAAAAGCCTGATCGGTGAGTTGACCATTGAGCTAAAAAAAAGCGGGCCGTTCGGATGA
- a CDS encoding STAS domain-containing protein yields MEGLAIDPGDGCLKLTYSGEIVIDTVTELSRRAVDAVENSPAERVVLDLSDVPFIDSSGIGFLVSLDTRLQSLGKKLYLCCPGSQVRKTLSLVQLHRYFNFIDHIDDLPA; encoded by the coding sequence ATGGAAGGGCTCGCAATAGACCCCGGCGACGGCTGCCTGAAGCTGACCTACAGCGGCGAAATCGTCATCGACACCGTGACCGAATTGTCCCGGCGGGCCGTGGACGCGGTGGAGAACAGCCCGGCGGAGCGCGTGGTGCTGGACCTCTCGGACGTGCCCTTCATCGACAGTTCCGGCATCGGCTTTCTGGTCTCCCTGGACACCCGGCTGCAAAGCTTGGGCAAGAAGCTCTACCTCTGCTGCCCCGGCTCCCAGGTGCGCAAGACCCTCTCCCTGGTGCAGCTGCACCGCTATTTCAACTTCATCGACCATATCGACGACTTGCCAGCCTGA
- a CDS encoding IS3 family transposase, producing MKRGPYAKVAERNADLLARIRGIKADHPFWGYRRVWAFLRFVDGVVVGKNRVYRLMSEHDLTVKPNLRLKAKRRPTGVKPRPTRPNEWWGIDMTKIKIDGYGWLYVVIVLDWRTKKVVGHYAGDQAKAWHWLSALNAAVGRQFPEGVRDGGLHLMADNGCQPTSASFMKACRVMDIKLAFTSYNNPKGNADTERFMRTMKEELVWINEWRSPTAFCQALGSWIEEYNQGYLHSALGYKTPVTTEQELINSRTLLKKAC from the coding sequence ATGAAGCGTGGACCATATGCAAAGGTCGCCGAGCGCAACGCCGACCTCCTGGCCCGCATTCGCGGCATCAAGGCCGACCATCCGTTCTGGGGATACCGTCGGGTCTGGGCGTTTCTGCGCTTCGTGGACGGCGTAGTCGTCGGCAAAAATCGCGTCTACCGGCTCATGAGCGAGCATGACCTCACGGTGAAGCCCAACCTGCGACTCAAGGCCAAACGCAGGCCGACCGGCGTCAAGCCCCGGCCCACGCGACCCAACGAGTGGTGGGGTATCGACATGACCAAAATCAAGATTGACGGCTACGGCTGGCTGTACGTGGTCATTGTGCTTGATTGGCGCACCAAGAAGGTCGTCGGCCATTACGCCGGCGACCAGGCCAAGGCGTGGCATTGGCTCTCGGCGCTCAACGCGGCTGTCGGCAGGCAGTTCCCCGAAGGCGTGCGCGACGGCGGTCTTCATCTCATGGCCGACAACGGCTGCCAGCCGACCTCGGCGAGCTTCATGAAGGCTTGCCGCGTCATGGACATCAAACTCGCCTTCACCAGCTACAACAACCCAAAAGGCAATGCCGACACCGAGCGCTTCATGCGCACCATGAAGGAAGAGCTGGTCTGGATTAATGAATGGCGTAGCCCGACGGCCTTTTGCCAAGCCTTGGGCTCCTGGATCGAAGAATACAACCAAGGCTACCTGCACTCGGCGCTGGGGTATAAAACCCCGGTGACAACCGAGCAGGAACTGATCAACTCGCGGACTCTCTTAAAAAAGGCTTGCTAA
- the dtd gene encoding D-aminoacyl-tRNA deacylase has protein sequence MRLLAQRVSRARVESGGGTLGEIGPGLCVLVGFGRGDGEDLPGSPIWEKMLAKLMGLRIFEDEAGKLNLSLEDTGGGLLLVSQFTLYADCRKGRRPSFHVACPPETAEGLYDRLVADCSARLPGRVQSGRFAASMNVELVNHGPVTILLDSEKLA, from the coding sequence ATGCGGCTGCTGGCGCAGCGCGTCTCCCGCGCCCGGGTGGAGAGCGGGGGCGGGACGCTGGGCGAGATCGGGCCGGGGTTGTGCGTGCTGGTCGGCTTCGGCCGCGGCGACGGCGAGGACCTGCCCGGCTCGCCGATCTGGGAAAAGATGCTCGCCAAGCTCATGGGCCTGCGCATCTTCGAGGACGAGGCGGGCAAGCTGAACCTGAGCCTGGAGGACACCGGCGGCGGGCTGCTGCTGGTCTCCCAGTTCACCCTGTACGCGGACTGCCGCAAGGGCCGCCGCCCCTCCTTCCACGTGGCCTGCCCGCCGGAAACGGCCGAGGGGCTGTACGACCGGCTGGTGGCGGACTGCTCCGCCCGGCTGCCGGGCCGGGTTCAGTCCGGCCGCTTCGCCGCCTCCATGAACGTGGAGCTGGTCAACCACGGTCCGGTGACCATCCTGCTGGATTCCGAAAAACTCGCCTGA
- a CDS encoding ATP-binding protein, with protein sequence MAEFLLRSDALPASARRLSKAACAILGASIGDADLLHDLDLAVTEGCANVVCHAYGGRPGNLEVRLLLEEEGGFVEVEIADWGMGLDPEAPIRDPGPEAECGRGLFIMASLADEFDVRRVEGRTLVRMRKRVGEAAWKGSQ encoded by the coding sequence ATGGCTGAATTCCTGTTGCGCAGCGATGCGCTTCCCGCCTCGGCCCGGCGGCTGTCCAAGGCGGCCTGCGCCATCCTGGGGGCCAGCATCGGGGACGCCGACCTGCTGCACGACCTGGATTTGGCCGTCACCGAAGGGTGCGCCAATGTGGTGTGCCACGCTTACGGCGGCCGCCCCGGAAACCTGGAGGTCCGCCTGCTCCTTGAAGAGGAGGGCGGCTTCGTGGAGGTGGAGATAGCCGACTGGGGCATGGGGCTCGACCCCGAGGCCCCCATCCGCGACCCCGGCCCGGAGGCCGAATGCGGGCGGGGTCTGTTCATCATGGCCTCGCTGGCGGACGAGTTCGACGTCCGCCGGGTGGAGGGGCGCACATTGGTGCGCATGCGCAAACGCGTGGGAGAAGCGGCATGGAAGGGCTCGCAATAG
- a CDS encoding ABC transporter permease, which translates to MSRTRNSPLLAWHVVGQALRALWAFKLRSAFVICATALGIASLTVIVASVDGAQKMAREITEQFGPDAAFILGGDIFNRAVGQRVLTLSWDDARKLRQSLPGAKMVVPMRAVGEVTARYGGNHITLDNVIGSTENYALAWDWPLEEGRDISREDVDRAAKIALIGSEPAEELFGRQSPIGKTIFVKNMPFQIVGSLTERGFSGRRSPDNRIILPLTTLTQRFNLDRNYFRALRIKFHDVENMQANAANLRSYLRHLHDLEPGESDDFTILTADEVLKFLSMLKGSLVAFLGVTAAVAILVGGFVLANLFYLSVSERSREIGIRRAFGARKGAILLQFLAEAVGLTVTGSLLGQGLGLALGQLLVRLDILQIELSWKIFLLSLGSALAIGIIFGLRPARRAAALDPIEALKG; encoded by the coding sequence TTGTCTCGAACCAGGAATAGCCCCCTCCTGGCCTGGCACGTCGTCGGCCAGGCCCTGCGCGCCCTCTGGGCTTTCAAGCTGCGCTCCGCCTTCGTCATCTGCGCCACCGCCCTGGGCATCGCCTCCCTCACCGTCATCGTAGCCTCGGTGGACGGGGCCCAGAAAATGGCCCGCGAGATCACCGAGCAGTTCGGCCCGGACGCGGCCTTCATCCTGGGCGGCGACATCTTCAACCGCGCCGTGGGCCAGCGCGTCCTCACCCTCTCCTGGGACGACGCCCGCAAGCTGCGCCAGTCACTGCCCGGGGCCAAGATGGTCGTGCCAATGCGCGCCGTGGGCGAAGTCACCGCCCGCTACGGCGGCAACCACATCACCCTGGACAACGTCATCGGCTCCACGGAAAACTACGCCCTGGCCTGGGACTGGCCCCTGGAGGAAGGCCGCGACATCTCCCGCGAGGACGTGGACCGGGCAGCCAAGATCGCCCTCATCGGCTCCGAGCCCGCGGAGGAACTCTTCGGGCGCCAGTCCCCCATCGGCAAGACCATCTTCGTCAAGAACATGCCCTTCCAGATCGTGGGCAGCCTCACCGAGCGCGGCTTCAGCGGCCGCCGCTCGCCCGACAACCGCATTATCCTCCCCCTGACAACCCTCACCCAGCGCTTCAACCTCGACCGCAACTACTTCCGCGCCCTCCGCATCAAGTTCCACGACGTGGAGAACATGCAGGCCAACGCCGCCAATCTGCGCTCCTATCTCCGCCACCTCCACGACCTCGAACCCGGCGAGAGCGACGACTTCACCATCCTCACCGCCGACGAAGTCCTCAAGTTCCTCTCCATGCTCAAGGGCAGTCTTGTCGCCTTCCTGGGCGTCACAGCGGCCGTGGCCATCCTGGTGGGCGGCTTCGTCCTGGCCAACCTCTTCTACTTAAGCGTCAGCGAACGCTCCCGCGAAATCGGCATCCGCCGCGCCTTCGGCGCGCGCAAAGGCGCCATCCTCTTGCAATTCCTGGCCGAAGCCGTGGGCCTCACCGTCACCGGCTCCCTCCTGGGCCAGGGACTCGGCCTGGCCCTAGGCCAACTCCTGGTCCGGCTCGACATCCTGCAAATTGAACTCTCCTGGAAAATCTTCCTCCTCTCCCTCGGCTCCGCCCTGGCCATCGGCATCATTTTCGGCCTCCGCCCCGCCCGCCGCGCCGCCGCGCTGGATCCCATAGAGGCGTTGAAGGGGTAG
- the dnaE gene encoding DNA polymerase III subunit alpha: MSTFVHLHCHTEYSLLDGAIRLDDLCTKAKDFGMPAAAITDHGNMFGAVEFYMKAKDYGIKPILGCEVYVAPNGRTDRSANSAKAAGFHLVLLARNNAGYKNLLKLVSEGFLTGFHYKPRIDFDLLRNHCEGLTALSACLAGEVPRAILGQGMDHAREVVKRHADLFPGHFYLELQSNGIQEQFTVNDRLKELAGDLSLPLVATNDCHYLESSDVQAHEVLLCIQTAATIDDPGRMQFGTDSLYYRSPEEMEREFSDTPEAVANSLRIAEECDVELDLKSLHFPVYDLPEGMTLDEEFRRLCRDGLKKRLELVEPDRHEAYWERLEYELGVICEMQFPAYFLIVQDFINWAKDNNIPVGPGRGSAAGSLVAYALRITNIDPMPYNLLFERFLNVERVSMPDIDIDFCERRRLEVIRDYVTPKYGEDAVAQITTFGKMKAKAVVRDVARAMGFTFGEADKIAKLIPEELKMTIDKAMEKEPELRTIYETDPKVKKLLDVSRRLEGLCRHASTHAAGVVISDKPMTEYLPLYKGKKGEIVTQFDMKKVEKVGLIKFDFLGLRTMTVIQDSLDNIARQGITPPDLDTLPLTDQKTFDLFSRGDTDGVFQVESGGMRGYLKKLRPNCFEDLIAMLALYRPGPLSSGMVEMFIDRKHGREKVEYPHPSLEETLKPTYGVMVYQEQVMKTAQVIANYSLGEGDILRRAMGKKIEEEMAKQRVRFLEGARENEIPDSTANEIFDLMEKFAAYGFNKSHSAAYAMISYHTGYLKTHYPMEFMAALMTSEIENQDKILKYITCCRDMDIPVKGPDINHSRYQFIVEGAEGDKGVRFGLGSIKNVGQAAIQEIVDQREEGGPYTSLLDLCTRVDLRKMTKRVLEHLVKAGAMDCLGTTRAALLAGLERVHAQAQKQQKERDSGQLSMMGLLPEQPRKLPGLGINCEEQTLEEMEDEKILRFEKDALGLYLSSHPLLAHRSEIRRLRLATLEECAEMGAEAEVKVACIITSKQEKYTKKGDKMAICWIEDLTSSCEMLVFPRAFEQMRHLLDEDQPLLVTAKIAPSEDDDDVDEETPKKAKLFAESAKPLSEAQASSSEPVTLALDVVGLPPERLDGLGEVLASHPGHAPVYLCLRVDGAVCRLELDSKYKVYPSSDFHKAVEAWRKELCANGDVTCRTG, translated from the coding sequence ATGTCCACCTTCGTCCACTTGCACTGCCACACCGAATATTCCCTTCTGGACGGCGCCATCCGTCTTGACGACCTCTGCACGAAGGCCAAGGACTTCGGCATGCCCGCCGCGGCCATCACCGACCACGGCAACATGTTCGGCGCGGTGGAGTTCTACATGAAGGCCAAGGATTACGGCATCAAGCCCATCCTCGGCTGCGAGGTTTACGTGGCCCCGAACGGCCGCACCGACCGTTCGGCCAACTCGGCCAAGGCGGCCGGGTTCCACCTGGTGCTGCTGGCCAGGAACAACGCGGGCTACAAGAACCTGCTCAAGCTGGTCAGCGAGGGCTTTCTGACCGGCTTCCACTACAAGCCGCGCATCGACTTCGACCTGCTGCGAAACCACTGCGAGGGGCTGACCGCCCTGTCCGCCTGCCTGGCGGGCGAGGTTCCCCGGGCCATTCTGGGGCAGGGCATGGACCACGCCCGCGAGGTGGTCAAGCGCCACGCCGACCTTTTTCCGGGCCATTTCTACCTGGAGTTGCAGTCCAACGGCATCCAGGAGCAGTTTACGGTCAACGACCGGCTCAAGGAGCTGGCGGGCGACCTGTCCCTGCCGCTGGTGGCCACCAACGACTGCCACTACCTGGAATCCTCCGACGTCCAGGCCCACGAGGTGCTGCTCTGCATCCAGACCGCGGCCACCATCGACGACCCCGGCCGCATGCAGTTCGGCACCGACTCCCTCTACTACCGCTCCCCGGAGGAGATGGAGCGGGAGTTCTCGGACACGCCCGAGGCGGTGGCCAACTCCCTGCGCATCGCCGAGGAATGCGATGTGGAGCTGGACCTCAAGAGCCTGCACTTCCCGGTCTACGACCTGCCCGAGGGCATGACCCTGGACGAGGAGTTCCGCCGCCTGTGCCGCGACGGCCTGAAGAAGCGGCTGGAGCTGGTGGAGCCGGACAGGCACGAGGCCTACTGGGAGCGGCTGGAGTACGAGCTGGGCGTCATCTGCGAGATGCAGTTCCCAGCCTACTTCCTCATCGTGCAGGACTTCATCAACTGGGCCAAGGACAACAACATCCCGGTGGGGCCGGGACGCGGTTCGGCCGCAGGGTCGCTGGTGGCCTACGCCCTGCGCATCACCAACATCGACCCCATGCCCTACAACCTGCTTTTCGAGCGGTTTTTGAACGTCGAGCGCGTGTCCATGCCGGACATCGACATCGACTTCTGCGAACGCCGCCGCCTGGAGGTCATCCGCGACTACGTGACCCCCAAGTACGGCGAGGACGCGGTGGCCCAGATCACCACCTTCGGCAAGATGAAGGCCAAGGCGGTGGTGCGCGACGTGGCCCGGGCCATGGGCTTCACCTTCGGGGAGGCGGACAAGATCGCCAAGCTCATCCCCGAAGAGCTGAAGATGACCATCGACAAGGCCATGGAGAAGGAGCCGGAGCTTCGCACCATCTACGAGACCGATCCCAAGGTGAAGAAGCTGCTGGACGTCTCCCGCAGGCTGGAGGGGCTGTGCCGCCACGCCTCCACCCACGCCGCGGGCGTGGTCATCTCGGACAAGCCCATGACCGAGTACCTCCCCCTCTACAAAGGGAAGAAGGGGGAAATCGTGACCCAGTTCGACATGAAGAAGGTCGAGAAGGTCGGCCTCATCAAGTTCGACTTCCTCGGCCTGCGCACCATGACCGTCATCCAGGACAGCCTGGACAACATCGCCCGCCAGGGCATCACCCCGCCCGACCTGGACACCCTGCCCCTGACCGACCAGAAGACCTTCGACCTCTTCTCGCGCGGCGACACGGACGGCGTCTTCCAGGTGGAGTCAGGGGGCATGCGCGGCTACCTCAAGAAGCTGCGTCCCAACTGCTTCGAGGACCTCATCGCCATGCTGGCGCTGTACCGGCCCGGTCCGCTTTCCTCGGGCATGGTGGAGATGTTCATCGACCGCAAGCACGGCCGCGAGAAGGTGGAGTACCCCCACCCCTCCCTGGAGGAGACCCTGAAGCCCACCTACGGGGTCATGGTCTACCAGGAGCAGGTCATGAAGACCGCCCAGGTCATCGCCAACTACTCCCTGGGCGAGGGCGACATCCTCCGCCGGGCCATGGGCAAGAAGATCGAGGAGGAGATGGCCAAGCAGCGGGTGCGCTTTCTGGAGGGCGCCCGCGAGAACGAGATTCCCGACTCCACGGCCAACGAGATATTCGACCTCATGGAGAAGTTCGCTGCCTACGGCTTCAACAAGTCGCACTCGGCCGCCTACGCCATGATCTCCTACCACACGGGGTACCTCAAGACGCACTACCCAATGGAGTTCATGGCCGCGCTCATGACCTCGGAAATCGAAAACCAGGACAAGATTCTCAAGTACATCACCTGTTGCCGGGACATGGACATCCCGGTCAAGGGACCGGACATAAACCACTCCCGCTACCAGTTCATCGTGGAGGGGGCCGAGGGGGACAAGGGCGTCCGCTTCGGCCTGGGCTCCATCAAGAACGTGGGCCAGGCGGCCATTCAGGAGATCGTGGACCAGCGGGAGGAAGGCGGCCCCTACACGTCCCTGCTGGACCTCTGCACCCGGGTGGACCTGCGCAAGATGACCAAGCGGGTGCTGGAGCACCTGGTCAAGGCCGGGGCCATGGACTGCCTGGGCACCACCCGCGCCGCCCTGCTGGCCGGTCTGGAAAGGGTGCACGCCCAGGCCCAGAAACAGCAGAAGGAGCGCGACTCCGGCCAGCTCTCCATGATGGGCCTACTGCCGGAACAGCCGCGGAAGCTGCCCGGCCTGGGCATCAACTGCGAGGAGCAGACCCTGGAGGAGATGGAGGACGAGAAGATCCTCCGCTTCGAAAAGGACGCCCTGGGGCTGTACCTCTCCTCCCACCCCCTGCTGGCCCACCGCTCGGAGATACGGCGGCTGCGGCTGGCCACCCTGGAGGAATGCGCCGAGATGGGCGCGGAGGCCGAGGTCAAGGTGGCCTGCATCATCACCTCCAAGCAGGAGAAGTACACCAAGAAGGGCGACAAGATGGCCATCTGCTGGATCGAGGACCTGACCTCATCCTGCGAGATGCTGGTATTCCCTCGCGCCTTCGAACAGATGCGCCACCTGCTGGACGAGGACCAGCCCCTGCTGGTCACGGCCAAGATAGCCCCCAGCGAGGACGATGACGACGTGGACGAGGAGACCCCCAAAAAGGCCAAGCTCTTCGCCGAATCGGCCAAGCCCCTCTCCGAGGCCCAGGCCTCCTCCTCGGAGCCGGTTACCCTGGCCCTGGACGTTGTGGGGCTGCCCCCCGAGCGGCTGGACGGCCTGGGCGAGGTGCTGGCCAGCCATCCCGGCCACGCCCCGGTGTACCTCTGCCTGCGGGTGGACGGGGCGGTCTGCCGCCTGGAGCTGGACTCCAAATACAAGGTCTACCCCTCCTCCGACTTCCACAAGGCCGTGGAGGCCTGGCGGAAGGAACTCTGCGCCAATGGAGACGTGACATGCCGTACCGGCTGA
- a CDS encoding YHS domain-containing (seleno)protein, with translation MIKTLAALMLGLLLALAVPAQLSADEPVNSTFLADLAIHGYDPVAYFIQEEAVEGLGDYEFEWNGTTWRFASEQHRAMFMENPEKYAPAYGGYCAWAVAQGYTADVDPTAWKIVNGRLYLNYDHDIQQKWERNHVLPPV, from the coding sequence ATGATCAAAACCCTCGCCGCCCTCATGCTGGGGCTGCTCCTGGCGTTGGCCGTCCCAGCCCAGTTGTCGGCCGACGAACCGGTCAACTCCACCTTCCTCGCCGACTTGGCCATCCACGGTTACGACCCCGTGGCCTACTTCATCCAGGAAGAGGCCGTGGAGGGCCTGGGCGACTATGAGTTCGAATGGAACGGCACCACCTGGCGATTCGCCTCCGAACAGCATCGCGCGATGTTTATGGAGAATCCGGAGAAATACGCCCCGGCCTACGGCGGCTACTGCGCCTGGGCAGTGGCCCAGGGCTACACTGCGGACGTCGACCCCACCGCCTGGAAAATCGTCAACGGCCGCCTCTACCTCAACTACGACCACGACATCCAGCAAAAGTGGGAACGAAACCATGTACTGCCCCCGGTTTAG